The following coding sequences lie in one Cloeon dipterum chromosome 1, ieCloDipt1.1, whole genome shotgun sequence genomic window:
- the Alg10 gene encoding dol-P-Glc:Glc(2)Man(9)GlcNAc(2)-PP-Dol alpha-1,2-glucosyltransferase: protein MNLLHVSAVIFPVFVFFSWQCFLLVHRVTESPYIDEEFHVPQAQRYCRADFQWDPKITTPPGLYLASLALLRVSNALGLDLHCDIFFLRLTNVVFASCNFIVLTLIISKLNKGSLWTGVLELANLSTFPILYFFSFLYYTDVISTLSVLLMYCAFLHNKIVLSAMLGFVSLWMRQTNVIWVAFTAALHGYNLLDELLKKDNVRLRKNEIFGRVWAGLQRPHVVSSIVLQETPFIAVGASFVAFVAWNGGIVLGDKSAHEATVHLPQLLYFSAVCAALAPATFATAAPRFLRLMLRRPAATVLAAVAVAAIVHLNSTAHPYLLADNRHYTFYLWRRLLQPAGFWLAPLYLFAGHTLLTQLARHGLFLQLLFTACAAAALVPQALLEPRYFVMPFIFYKMHAPEPNCKLSAVNVLVSLLVNMFIVYVYVYCPFTPESKVRFIW from the exons ATGAACCTTTTACATGTTTCGGCTgtgatttttcctgttttcgtCTTTTTCTCGTGGCAGTGTTTCCTGCTGGTCCATCGAGTCACCGAGTCACCTTACATTGACGAAGAGTTCCACGTTCCGCAAGCACAGCGATATTGCCGTGCAGATTTCCAA tgGGACCCGAAAATCACCACTCCACCCGGCTTATATTTGGCTTCCTTGGCCTTGCTTCGCGTCTCGAACGCGCTTGGACTCGATCTGCACTGcgacatttttttccttagACTAACAAACGTCGTGTTTGCCAGCTGCAATTTTATCGTTCTCACCCTGATCATCAGCAAACTAAACAAa GGTTCTCTTTGGACTGGCGTACTCGAGCTCGCCAACTTGTCAACATTCCCGATTCTCTACTTCTTCAGCTTCTTATACTATACAGATGTGATCAGCACTCTTTCTGTGCTGCTAATGTACTGTGCGTTCCTGCACAACAAAATCGTTCTCTCGGCAATGCTAG ggtTTGTATCCCTTTGGATGAGACAAACAAATGTTATTTGGGTTGCCTTCACTGCTGCTCTTCACGGATATAATTTGCTGGATGAACTGCTGAAGAAGGACAATGTCAGACTTAGGAAAAAT GAGATTTTTGGTCGAGTGTGGGCTGGACTGCAGCGGCCGCACGTGGTCTCATCCATCGTGCTGCAAGAGACGCCGTTCATCGCAGTCGGCGCCTCCTTCGTCGCATTCGTGGCGTGGAACGGGGGCATCGTCCTTGGTGACAAGTCAGCGCACGAGGCCACCGTGCACTTGCCGCAGCTGCTCTACTTCAGCGCCGTGTGCGCGGCGCTGGCGCCTGCTACGTTCGCCACTGCCGCGCCCCGCTTCCTGCGGCTCATGCTGCGTCGGCCGGCGGCCACTGTGCTGGCCGCGGTGGCCGTGGCCGCTATCGTGCACTTGAACTCAACGGCGCACCCGTACCTGCTGGCCGACAACCGCCACTACACCTTCTATCTGTGGCGCCGGTTGCTGCAGCCGGCTGGCTTCTGGCTGGCGCCGCTTTACCTGTTTGCGGGACACACGCTGCTCACGCAGCTTGCCAGGCATGGCCTCTTCCTGCAGCTGCTGTTCACGGCGTGCGCGGCCGCCGCCCTGGTGCCGCAGGCGCTGCTCGAGCCCAGGTACTTTGTTATGCCCTTCATTTTCTACAAGATGCACGCGCCAGAGCCGAATTGCAAACTGTCGGCCGTCAATGTCTTGGTCTCCTTGCTCGTCAACATGTTCATTGTCTATGTGTACGTCTACTGCCCCTTCACACCAGAGTCCAAGGTGCGATTTATCTGGTGA
- the LOC135948527 gene encoding probable RNA-binding protein 19 has protein sequence MSRLIVKNLANSVTEEKLRECFGVKGIITDVQLKFTKDGKFRHFGFVGFKSAEEALSAKEYLDGTFIRGTKIQVAVCADLGDDKKPKAWSKYAADSTAYKKEHKDELKKEEEERSKAKQEEKKKKKKSKNSELIEKHKDDPLFAEFLETHGKSLDELVEKEPEGKEENKSASKDLDEEDDQPNDKEANKQISDLEYLKSITENTEGKEKRKKKEKVPKPALRNTLFTIKIRGLGMKHKKKDIKQFFGTVKPKSVRLCSKVKGIAYVGFNTEKEMKQALKKHKSFLEGKQLQVSAYGTPKEQSGEEAKDKWKQQEESVKNEESIAESGCIFVRNLSYTTSQEDLEPLFSQYGPVTEVSVPIDRLSRKMKGFACITFMVPENAVKAYTALDGTVFQGRMLHLLPGKTKKSFTEMAEEDGLSFKQRQALKKKAQSGSSHNWNSLFLGQNAVVDAMAKSYNTSKERVLDSESGDSVAVRLALGETQIVLDTKNFLERNGVSLDAFNQAPKSRSKNTILAKNLPAETTAEELREMFGKHGELGRLVLPPSGVTAIIEFCDPSEAKTAFTKLAYTKFKHLPLYLEWAPEETFSVQTKPKSKKQPAKKQENGSNVETDEGQQKEEQAAEEEEEKEEEEVQAENDTTLFVKNLNFSTSEDALRQHFAKCGKLARVSVARKNDTKNVGKTLSMGYGFVQFLRKSCADKALKTLQHSMLDEHAIELKRSNRSLQGDVATTRKQAAVGKQTGNKIIVRNIPFQATNKEVRDLFKVFGELKAVRLPRKMVGTGPHRGFAFVEFCGKGDAKRAFDALCQSTHLYGRRLVLEWAAPEESIDELRKRTAQHFHQDGPGSSAKQSRKSVLKMDLSNKEDDDDD, from the exons ATGTCTCGACTAATTGTCAAAAACTTGGCGAACAGC gtTACGGAAGAAAAGCTGCGGGAGTGTTTCGGAGTTAAGGGCATCATCACTGATGTCCAACTCAAATTCACAAAGGATGGCAAATTCCGGCACTTTGGATTTGTTGGGTTTAAAAGTGCCGAGGAGGCGTTGTCTGCAAAGGAATACTTGGATGGAACTTTTATCCGAGGCACCAAAATCCAGGTTGCCGTTTGTGCAGATTTag GTGACGACAAAAAGCCAAAAGCTTGGAGTAAGTATGCCGCTGATAGCACAGCTTACAAAAAGGAGCACAAGGATGAACTGAaaaaggaggaggaggaaagaTCGAAAGCTAAACAAgaggaaaagaagaagaaaaagaaaagcaaaaattctgAACTAATTGAAAAA CACAAAGATGATCCTCTTTTTGCCGAGTTTCTTGAAACCCATGGTAAAAGTTTAGATGAGTTGGTCGAAAAAGAGCCAGAAggaaaggaagaaaataaatctgcgAGTAAAGATTTAGATGAAGAGGATGACCAGCCCAATGACAAAGAGGcgaataaacaaatttctgatttggag TACCTGAAATCGATCACAGAAAACACGGAAGGAAAGGAAAAGCGCAAGAAGAAGGAGAAGGTGCCCAAACCAGCGCTAAGGAATACTCtcttcacaataaaaattagaggaTTGGGCATGAAACATAAAAAGAAAGACATCAAGCAATTCTTCGGAACTGTGAAACCAAAAAGCGTGCGGTTGTGCAGCAAAGTAAAGGGAATTGCTTATGTTGGCTTCAACACTGAGAAAGAGATGAAGCAGGCGCTGAAAAAACACAAGAGTTTCCttg aggGCAAACAGCTTCAGGTGAGCGCCTACGGCACTCCCAAGGAACAATCAGGGGAGGAGGCAAAGGATAAGTGGAAGCAACAAGAGGAGAGTGTCAAAAATGAGGAGAGCATCGCCGAGTCAGGCTGCATCTTTGTGCGCAACCTGTCTTACACCACCAGCCAGGAGGATCTCGAGCCTCTCTTTTCCCAATATG GTCCTGTTACTGAGGTCAGCGTGCCAATTGATAGACTGAGTCGTAAAATGAAGGGCTTTGCGTGCATCACATTCATGGTTCCTGAAAACGCGGTGAAAGCGTACACGGCGCTCGATGGAACCGTATTTCAAGGCCGAATGCTTCACCTCTTACCTGGCAAGACCAAAAAGTCTTTCACAGAAATGGCAGAAGAAG ATGGTTTAAGTTTCAAACAGAGACAGGCGCTAAAGAAGAAAGCACAGTCTGGCTCGTCGCACAACTGGAATTCGCTGTTCCTTGGCCAGAATGCGGTTGTCGACGCTATGGCAAAGAGTTACAACACAAGCAAGGAGCGAGTACTGGACTCTGAGTCTGGCGACAGTGTTGCAGTTCGACTCGCGCTTGGAGAGACACAAATTGTGCTTGACACCAAGAACTTCTTGGAACGCAACGGAGTCTCTCTGGACGCCTTCAACCAG GCGCCTAAGTCACGTTCAAAGAACACGATTTTGGCCAAGAATCTGCCTGCGGAAACAACTGCTGAGGAGCTGAGGGAAATGTTTGGCAAGCATGGTGAGCTAGGCCGTTTAGTGCTCCCTCCGAGCGGCGTCACTGCAATCATCGAGTTCTGCGACCCGTCTGAGGCCAAGACCGCCTTCACCAAGTTGGCATATACAAAATTCAAGCACCTGCCACTCTACCTTGAATGGGCGCCAGAGGAGACATTTTCCGTCCAGACCAAGCCCAAGAGCAAAAAGCAACCTGCAAAGAAGCAAGAAAATGGTTCAAACGTGGAAACTGACGAGGGGCAGCAGAAAGAGGAACAGGCCGctgaggaggaagaggagaaGGAGGAAGAGGAAGTGCAAGCAGAGAACGACACCACTTTGTTTgtcaaaaatctcaatttcagCACGTCAGAAGACGCTTTGCGGCAG CACTTCGCGAAATGCGGAAAACTGGCGAGGGTAAGCGTGGCTAGGAAGAATGACACGAAAAATGTGGGCAAGACGCTGAGTATGGGCTACGGCTTTGTCCAGTTTTTGCGTAAGTCTTGCGCAGACAAGGCCTTGAAGACGTTGCAGCACTCGATGCTTGATGAACACGCCATTGAGCTGAAGAGATCCAACAGAAGTCtaca GGGTGATGTGGCGACAACCAGAAAGCAGGCCGCTGTTGGAAAGCAGACGGGCAACAAAATCATTGTGAGGAACATTCCATTCCAGGCAACCAACAAAGAAGTTCGAGACCTCTTCAA GGTCTTTGGCGAACTAAAGGCTGTGAGGCTTCCTCGCAAGATGGTGGGAACAGGACCGCACAGAGGCTTTGCATTCGTCGAGTTCTGTGGCAAAGGCGACGCTAAGAGAGCGTTTGACGCCCTGTGCCAGAGCACCCATCTTTACGGCAGGCGGCTTGTGCTCGAGTGGGCCGCGCCGGAGGAGTCCATTGACGAACTGCGCAAGAGAACGGCCCAACACTTTCACCAAG ATGGTCCTGGCAGTTCAGCTAAGCAGTCGAGAAAGAGTGTTTTGAAAATGGACTTGTCTAATAAAGAAGACGACGATGATGATTAA
- the LOC135948542 gene encoding AH receptor-interacting protein: MVDSSLIQKKILHAGKQYKPIQSGTKVHFHFVTKRCDDQTILDDSRKMGKPMELILGKKFKLEVWEAIIQTMSLNEVSQFTVDKSLVASYPFVSKTLRDSFKPKEHRNHHCCGVTLQTEGIGYDDLNHLMRVPCDLEFVMELLSVEDEYKRESWQLSEEEKADSVPRLREQGNELFRKGLCQEASEKYSEAIGMLEHLMLKEKPGDQEWNVLNAQKLPLLLNFAQCRLNQGEYYAVIEHCSTVLESEPDSVKALFRRGKAHIGAWNPNEARKDLQRVAQLQPNLAQAVAADLKKIDEEERKRDAQDKAKFAGKLF, encoded by the exons gttcaCTTCCACTTTGTGACCAAGAGATGTGACGACCAGACCATTCTAGACGACAGTAGAAAAATGGGCAAGCCAATGGAGCTGATCctgggcaaaaaattcaagttggAGGTGTGGGAGGCGATCATTCAGACAATGAGCTTGAACGAGGTTTCGCAGTTTACTGTCGACAAAAGC CTGGTCGCGTCTTATCCATTTGTGTCAAAAACGTTGCGAGACTCGTTCAAGCCCAAGGAGCATCGCAACCACCACTGCTGCGGCGTCACTCTGCAGACAGAGGGAATCGGCTATGACGACCTCAATCATCTCATGAGGGTGCCATGCGACCTTGAGTTCGTCATGG aACTTCTGAGTGTGGAGGACGAATACAAAAGAGAGTCGTGGCAGCTGAGTGAGGAGGAGAAGGCAGACTCAGTGCCGCGGCTGCGAGAGCAGGGCAATGAGCTTTTTCGCAAGGGTCTGTGCCAGGAGGCGTCCGAGAAATACTCGGAGGCGATAGGAATGCTGGAGCACCTGATGCTCAAAGAAAAGCCTGGTGATCAGGAGTGGAACGTGCTGAACGCGCAAaaactgccgctgctgctcaaCTTTGCCCAATGTAGACTCAACCAGGGCGAGTACTACGCCGTCATCGAACACTGCAGCACAGTGCTTGAGAGCGAGCCAG ACAGTGTAAAGGCACTGTTCAGGCGAGGAAAAGCGCATATCGGCGCTTGGAACCCAAATGAGGCGAGAAAAGACCTTCAGAGGGTGGCACAATTACAGCCAAACCTCGCGCAGGCGGTCGCTGCAGACCTCAAGAAAATCGACGAGGAAGAAAGGAAAAGAGACGCCCAGGACAAGGCAAAGTTTGCGGGGAAACTGttttaa